The following proteins come from a genomic window of Flavobacterium eburneipallidum:
- a CDS encoding ArsR/SmtB family transcription factor, translating into MGASKTDHFTNGQNELAILAKALGHPARIAIIEYLLKVNTCICGDIVNELPLSQPTVSQHLKELKNAGLIKGNIDGNSICYCINEPGLEKIKGFFEHITSHLQKKRNECC; encoded by the coding sequence ATGGGAGCATCAAAAACAGATCATTTCACAAACGGTCAAAATGAACTAGCCATTTTGGCAAAAGCTTTGGGGCATCCTGCTCGAATTGCAATTATAGAATACTTATTAAAAGTAAACACTTGCATTTGTGGCGATATTGTAAACGAGTTGCCATTATCGCAACCCACAGTTTCACAACATCTTAAAGAATTAAAAAATGCCGGTTTGATAAAAGGAAACATAGATGGAAATTCTATTTGTTATTGTATCAACGAGCCAGGATTAGAAAAAATAAAAGGCTTTTTTGAACATATCACCAGCCATCTTCAGAAAAAGAGAAACGAATGTTGTTAA